Proteins found in one Sardina pilchardus chromosome 11, fSarPil1.1, whole genome shotgun sequence genomic segment:
- the mrpl21 gene encoding 39S ribosomal protein L21, mitochondrial encodes MAVTLRKGCSDFLRTCWRLQSHNLQLPLDKPLGCLLPAFVRQQSSQILKYPPNYVPETSLSRPPWPEVTLIDPEEEAKQHQAVVQKVNTLLEKGDYGRLFAVVHFASRQWKVTNEDLILIENHIDAECGDRIRMEKVLLLGGENFTLIGRPLLGRDLVRVDATVIEKTESWPMVHMRFWKRHRYQRKRTIIQPQTVLRINSIEVAPRLS; translated from the exons ATGGCGGTGACTTTGAGGAAGGGTTGTAGTGATTTTCTCCGAACGTGTTGGAGACTACAGTCACATAACCTGCAACTCCCTTTGGACAAACCCTTAG GATGTTTGTTACCTGCCTTCGTGCGTCAACAGAGCTCTCAGATCCTGAAGTACCCACCCAA TTACGTTCCAGAAACTTCATTATCCAGACCCCCATGGCCTGAAGTGACACTCATAGATCCCGAGGAAGAGGCAAAGCAGCATCAAG CTGTTGTGCAAAAGGTTAACACACTCCTAGAGAAGGGAGATTACGGAAGGCTGTTTGCTGTGGTTCATTTTGCAAGTCGACAGTGGAAAGTGACAAACGAGGACTTGATTCTGATTGAGAATCACATAGATGCAGAGTGTGGTGACAGGATACGAATGGAGAAG GTGCTGCTGCTTGGTGGTGAAAACTTCACTCTGATTGGACGGCCTCTTCTCGG GCGTGATTTGGTCAGGGTCGACGCAACGGTCATTGAGAAGACTGAGTCTTGGCCTATGGTTCATATGAGGTTTTGGAAAAGACACAGATACCAGAGGAAAAGAA CTATCATCCAGCCCCAGACTGTTCTTCGGATAAATTCCATTGAAGTAGCGCCAAGATTGAGTTGA